In Crassostrea angulata isolate pt1a10 chromosome 4, ASM2561291v2, whole genome shotgun sequence, one genomic interval encodes:
- the LOC128179984 gene encoding centrosomal protein of 19 kDa-like — protein MGDGIEVKRCGVKFTPPALVLNYLIKDTGKMHRRTMPLRHFNKNSSVDATVDELLSNPRHSKYLKCMPKFQLYRLVSIIKDKLSGMSLEESLARNDEIDKLDPEEDLNKLDDETLRRKKSIMEDTFEKNLKKPGDPGFEYDVQMDFDEVEACEWDSEESEQEF, from the coding sequence ATGGGAGATGGAATAGAAGTAAAGAGGTGTGGAGTAAAGTTCACTCCCCCTGCCCTTGTGTTAAATTACCTCATCAAAGATACAGGGAAAATGCACAGAAGAACTATGCCTCTTCGGCATTTTAACAAAAACTCAAGTGTTGATGCAACTGTTGATGAATTACTGTCAAATCCTAGACACAGCAAGTATTTGAAATGCATGCCAAAATTTCAACTGTACAGACTCGTATCTATTATAAAGGATAAGTTAAGTGGAATGTCCTTGGAAGAGAGTTTAGCAAGAAATGATGAGATTGACAAACTCGATCCAGAGGAAGATCTTAACAAACTTGATGATGAAACACTCAGGAGAAAAAAGTCAATCATGGAAGACACCTTTGAAAAGAATCTGAAAAAGCCGGGAGATCCGGGTTTCGAATATGATGTACAAATGGACTTTGATGAAGTTGAGGCTTGTGAATGGGATTCTGAGGAGTCAGAACAGGAGTTCTAG
- the LOC128179983 gene encoding tetraspanin-33-like: MPCCGPVDSFVSPFVKYVLFFFNFLCWLLGGVLIGIGIWAYLEKQKYYNKEIESVYDVIFDLAIIFLVLGAVIFILGYAGCIGALRENVYLLKFYYFAMLLIFLVLLVGAVLAFVFRDKFRQRFTSLLKDNLIITYQDDPDKQSTIDWLQEQLGCCGVNSYRDWNKNQYYNCSSEGKYNPSPLACSVPHSCCKVQDTLMAGVPNILCGNGVLKMGGDSSLVYTIGCIDAALGLVETQLPIVGGIAVGICFVLLIAMFLSYLLARQVEDQMLRWSI; the protein is encoded by the exons ATGCCTTGCTGTGGTCCAGTGGACTCTTTTGTTAGCCCTTTTGTAAAATACGTTCTTTTCTTCTTCAACTTTCTATGTTGG CTCTTAGGAGGTGTATTGATAGGCATTGGAATCTGGGCCTACTTAGAGAAACAGAAATATTACAACAAAGAGATAGAGTCAGTATATGATGTCATCTTTGATCTTGCCATAATCTTCCTAGTTCTGGGAGCTGTCATATTTATCCTGGGATATGCAGGATGTATCGGTGCTCTCAGGGAAAATGTCTACCTCTTGAAATTT tacTACTTTGCTATGCTGCTGATATTTCTGGTTTTGCTAGTTGGTGCTGTGTTGGCTTTTGTTTTCCGAGACAAATTTCGACAGAGGTTTACCTCTCTACTTAAAGATAATCTGATCATTACCTACCAAGACGACCCAGATAAACAGAGTACCATTGACTGGTTACAAGAACAG CTTGGATGCTGTGGAGTGAACTCGTACAGGGACTGGAACAAGAACCAGTACTACAACTGTTCCAGTGAGGGCAAGTATAACCCCAGCCCCCTGGCCTGTAGTGTCCCCCACTCCTGCTGCAAGGTCCAGGACACACTGATG GCTGGAGTTCCAAACATACTATGTGGAAATGGAGTTCTTAAAATg GGAGGCGATTCCTCGCTGGTCTACACCATTGGCTGTATTGATGCCGCCCTAGGTCTGGTGGAGACACAACTGCCTATCGTGGGAGGAATCGCAGTTGGAATATGTTTTGTGCTG cTGATTGCCATGTTTTTGTCCTATCTCCTGGCAAGGCAAGTTGAGGATCAAATGTTGAGATGGAGCATATAA